The DNA window CACAAGATGGTTCCTGATCAGAAGCTCCACTGCTTCTACGTTGTATTTGTACTCGTCACGGCATTCAATCAGACACCTGTAaatgaacacagcaaaacaacataCCAGGACAATTATGAAAAACTACATACCTGTTAAGTTTTGTGACTGCATTTTCCACAgatgtgatgctatcatgttgACAACAGACcaacatataaacacctggcaGTTCCCACTACAATAGGTTGCTCCAGAACCACATTTTGcaatgatgacacacacaccgacTCAAAATGTACTAACAATACCAGCTTTGCTGTCCTGCTGGTAAATAGTCTACACATGTAGCCCACTTAGGCCGTGTACCACAGGGGGGACATTTTACTGCTTTTCACCATCTCTCAGAAGATTAACAATAATCTACCCCACAGCCAAACAACAAGCTTGTATCATTCAAATCAGTAAAAGCAGAGGAAGCATAAGACAGCGACATAGTATAAATCATGGCTTGAAATCAAATATGTCCTGACTCACCTGGTGATCTGTTTATTGCACCACTGTGGTCCATAGGCACGTCCATCCTGTAGGGCTTTAAgcaccagcaggtggcactcCCTGTAGCGTAGCAGCAAGTCAGCATCAGCTCCACTAGTAGCATCCAGAAGACCTTCCACAGCCTGGAAAATAAAGAAACCAGCATAGTCAAACACAGGTTAGCACAGATTAATCCTCCACCTTGCCTCCCTCACACCATTTCAAAAGCTGCAATTGTAAAAGTAACTGTCCTACCTTCTGCAGAAGGCCAAGTGCAGCGATGCCGTCCCTGGAATTCCTAGCCAAGGCCACAGCTTCCAGCAGGCTGCGTAGAGCCTGGGTCAAGGGGTTCATGGCAAGGGCTGGAGGGATGGCATGAAGATGTTGCTCCAAGTCTGCCATGCACTTATCGTAGATCTGAGCCACATCATCTGTGGCCCATGCCTGTTGCTGTTAAAAGCGATACAGAAagatttaattattttctgtGGGTTTAATACTGTAACACCTATCTGTGACACAAATTTCCTGACCTTAACATAAGAGGCACTTAGTTCAGTGCAGGCTGTTCTAGTTCCTTATATACTGTATTATAGCACAATTAAAAATGAGAGTAATGTTTTTGTCCTTGGTCAACATtggcacacacaaaaacaaaaaacaaacaaacaaaaaaaaaaaaaaacattttcatttttaaaaagcactctAGTCCATTTTATCCTTACCTTCTCTAGTCGTTTTAGCTCTTAAATTTAATTCTGGGGATCCCAAAAAGGGAACTCACCTTCATGGGCTGAGCCAAAAAGCCAGTGGGCTGGGAGAGATCATTACTGGGTAAGAAACCTGGAACGTTCCTGGCAAACTCCTCATATACAGCCAGTTGCTTTGGGTCCACTCCTCCCACCTACAGACACAAATGCATTGTTGTTACTTTGTTACTCTGACAACTTACACTGTATGTGCAGTTTGTTGATACACTGAACCATGGTCCTATTGGACATGTTGGACAGATCCAGTAAGTGACATAACAATAAattatgttttgatatagtgCACAACTGGATGTTACAGTGATCTCACCTTGAGTCTGATCTGCTCTGGCATTCGTTCAGCCTGGTAAGTCAGAACAACAGGATCACAGTACCGACGACCCTCTTGGCGTGCATGTTTCCTCAGCTCAAACTCCTAGAGGTGTTAAAAGACCCAGTTAAGAAATTAGATGCTTTTGCTTTACAAaatcagaattaaaaaaaaaacaaaaaaacacaaagatatgAATGAAACTTTTACAATTTACTCTTGTAAATGCCCCATGCTTAAGTCTCACCGTGGCTAGTCTCTTGTCCATTTCAGGGCCAGCCTTTTCCACGGCCGTTTTCTGAATGAAACAGCAAGCCAGTTCACAGTTGTCTTGTGCAATCCTTGCAGCAGCCTCTTCCATCATTTCCCTCTGTTGGGGGGTTGGTGCCTGAGGGAATAAACACCTTAAGTTAAAGAAGTGGGAATGGTACAAGAAAAGGATAAGAAAGCTCTCTCTATGTACCGTCTCTTTATACCTTAGAAAACACTAGCAATTACCCTACTAGCCCTCATTCAGCTTACCCTTagtgcagcagcaaagctgttcTTAAGGTTGGTGGCAATGCTCATGAGCAGGGGCTCGCGGCAGGTGATCATGGCCATGCCAGCAGTTAGGTTTCTCATCATATGGTGGGCAGCCACACGCATGCGGGACTCCTCTGAATCCAGGGCAAAGTCCTTCCTGATGATCTGCTCACAGGTCGTCATGGCTATTTTGATAGAGCGGTCAACCACAGGGTGCACCAGCTCCTGAACAGCTCGCTCTACTGACTGCCGTACACACTGCTTCAACTGAGGATGGGCCTGTAGCAATGGGATCTAAAGAGAAAAGACAGCAGAAGCATGACAGAAAAGTTgagaaaggaaaaacaaaaggatAAAGTCaacaggagaaagaaaagatgCAAAAGAAATGGTCTGAGCATGTCTGTGTCTTTTAGATGGAAAGTTGACTTCTCTGTCTGTGCTTTGCAGATGCCCAACACTTACATTAACATTGATATTGATGTGTGGAGCCAGGCCTGCCAAGGCATACACATTGATATCGTGGTAACTGAACTGTGGGGTGGGGGGCCCGGTGGTTGTGcaagtggtggtggtggcagcTGGGGTTGAGGGAGGGGCTGCAAATGGAACAAAGTCTCCTGTTGGTCACAAAACACTAATTTGAttaaaatcacaccaaaaaGCTGATTATCCAGACAACATAAACAGAAAGCAAGCACataggcaacaacaacaacaacatgtaaCAGTAAGCTTTTCAGtctaacataaaaaaaaattaaaagaagtTTTCTCAAACAACGAGACAGAGCAAAAGACGGACATGACAAAACAGAAGTAGCTGATCTGGTCAAAATAATCATCACATTTTGAGATGTTGATATGTTaacattatttatttctatttaaaatcAAAGTCACATTCATCCTATTGATGCAGGTGGTTTCAAAAGATATCTTCAAACTTTTTAAGACTGACTCAAGTATGGGTCACAATGCGTTGCTTCAATCATTTGGAAGGATGAGTCATTACTAGGGTTTTGTTCGCACATCAGAAAATTTTCAAACCCTAGAATGATACGGACATTTTACCAGAGGCAAGGATGATAAGTCCAAAGCCAAACAGACAAATGAATCTAAACTATATTAAGGCTGTAgctcaaaacttaaatgtaCAGTTCACAGAAAGCAGCACAAAGGTACAAGAAAATATGCAGTGTTCACCTGTGGTAGAAACTGGCAGCATCTCCTCTGGAGGCTTCGCCTCTTTCTTTGGTGCAGACAGCTGCTCCTCCAGGCTCTTTAGCTTCTCTTTGTCCTTTAGCAAGCTTCCTGGCTTGAGGTCATTGATGTCCAAAGACAAGTTCTTACACAGAACTTCAATTTCAAACTTTAAGTTcagctgcaggaaacaggagAACAACATGATAAATAATCTCACAATTTTTCAGCTTACTACGATTTTACTGTAGCTATTAGAGAATACTGTTGATTTGTATTAGAACTGAAAGTGGCAATGCATGGGTAATGGACAATAATGTGACAGGCTATTTAATGCAGATGGTATTAGCTGACAATGTTGGATATAGCTGGGTTACAGGGAACAGGTTGTGGCATGATCACTTCATATGTGTTACCAAAAACTGCTGAGGTGTTGCCTTTTAGCTATGATTTAGGCAGACTGTATTTCCAAGAGCTGTCCGAGTTAAGCAGCTACATAAGAAGAATAATCTATTACCTTGAGGTCATGTTCTTGATGCAGCTCAGCGAGAACATTCATGATGGCCATGGTCCAGGGGTTCTGGGGCCTGAAGACCTACAACATCGGAGACACACATTAGTTCAAGTCACTATGAAAAATCCACAGGATCTCAAATGGTGGAGTCAGGTAAGCATATGCCAATTTtcttaactgtgtgtgtgaaaaagagATATTTTGCCTGAAGTGAACACCGCAGCATGACACACTGCGCAGTAGTATGACATAATGTCTGCTGCATGGAGACACCTCTTAGTCCTATTTGACTAACCATGCTTCGTAGACTGGACTCTAAAACCTTTGCCACAAAGGGAACCACATATAGTAGCTCCTGCTGGCCCTTCACATAGGCTTCCAGTAGCAGAGACTTGACTTCCAGATCCTGGGAAAGGGAGAACATGTTAGCCAACTCAAAAGGCAACAGGGGGCCCATCACATAATAAAACAatgcaagcaaaaaaaaaagcgttaCAAATTCTTACCGTGTAAAGGATAGGCTTGTTTTTGGCCAGTGTAATCATGCCCAACCAGTGGCCCAAGTTCTTCAGCAGGGAGCGATCAGAGAAATTGGCAGCTGCCTTGTCAGAGGTCAACAGAACCTAAGAGAAATTGAGAGATGGTAGGGGATCGTCAGTGTACTACTATGGTAAATGGGCACAAAAAAACTGATAGTTTtgatatgtgtttttttggtggtTGCAGTCAGACCAGAAAAGAGCGTTTGAAGATATTAAAGCCCTAAAGTCACCATCTTTTACCTTGATATTCCTGTAAGTCTCATTGAGGACCATCTTCACGAACTCCGGGTTCTTGAGAGTGTCCAGAAAGTTGGAATAGAGACTGTGGAAGTTGGGCTCAATGCTGACACGTTTCATCACCAGGTACTGCGACACCCAGGGCATGAACTCTTCCTTCACCGTCTCTTTCAACTCCTCAACCTGATATAAGCAAATGTGGTTTTAAAAATGCTTCTTTGACTATTAAGGATTTTGATATACAGatatgttttgtctgttttcactTACCTTTTGGGTCATGTTGGATTGAGAAAGGTTGTTGAAGATAAAAGCAATCTTCTCCTGAACATTCTCTGGAGGCTCTACAATCCTTTCTGTTTGGTCAGTGGCCACCAGCAGGGTGTCAATGTTGGTTGTGTTTATGGAGGGCTGCAGGCAGGAACAAGAAGAATTACAGTTGAAAGGAGGTATCACTATATATACACTGTAtctgcagaaaaacaagccAATTTAAAGCATTGACAAGACACATGGTAGGGTGTCTAAACTCACAGGCACATCCTTCTTGAAGCTGCTGGGTGTTGGTCTTGTGATGGTAGGGGTCTTGGCTACTGTGGTTGTAGTCGTGGTGGTGGTGACTAGAGTGCTGGGCTGACCTGGCTGTGGGGCTTTAGGGACGCCAGGTTGCTGCGACTGGGCTTGGACTTGTGCAAGTGCCAGACTGCCAGGTGTGGTGATGGAGCCTTGCATCTTCACCGGAGGGTCCCGTGACTGTTGGCCATACTCGATATACTGCACGCACAGGATATTGAAAGGAGCAGAGCGACAGATTTAATTTATCTGTTTGTATGTATCCTTTTCTACAGTCATATTTGGGACAAACTAAAGCCCCAATCAGACAAAGCATGTTTTGAAGGTTGCAAAATGTGAGGCGCACCACACCATTTTTAAACTGGCCCAATTagacagagcttttttttttttttttttttaaaaatcattgcTAGGAAACCACGGAATTACATTTCCTTAGTTAATGCTGTGAAGTAAAATCACAGATCTGTAGCTTaaaatctgcataaaaatggTCAGGCAGAGTGCACGTGCTCTGGCTCTGACGTAGGGTGAGAGGCTGTTACCAAATAGTATTTTCGTCTGCACTGAAGTGAGCTAATGCTAGCTACACACAAATCATGTATGCTCCCACTTGCTGTCATTACCACCACAAAAGGCCACCCCTCAATTCATCTGATTGGGCAATACGGAAAAATGCAATGATGTCAGCTCATATTACTCTCCTAGTTGAAGTGTTGGCAACTTAAGGCATTAAGGGCGCTCCTGCAAAAACGCAAGGGGCATAGAGTGGAAAACCACAAGATGCTCAGCAACACAAAAGCAGTGGAAAGAAAGCGCTTCACTCtcattgaaaacattttaaaaagccatCCCAGACTTCTCTAACATGCTGTCTCACCCAAGACTTTTGAATGGTGAGCATAGATAAATTAAGGAAACCTGATTACCTCTTGTAAATGGTGGGGGAATTGCAAGAAGTGTGCAATTGAAGCCAGGTGCTGACAATATTGAGGATAGTCCTTTAgtctggaaacacaagacataGTTAGCTTATAACAAGATGACTGTTGttatattattattcatttaataaaataaaacatttcaatacCTGTTTTTAAACCTATCTAGGGCGGCAATtccaaaataatacattttggaTCCATAGGGTTTTCTTAAGGCTTCAAGAACATATCGGAGGGCCAAGCCCAGGGCCATGTAGGTGACAAGACCCTTCTCAATAATGCCACCAAAAAGGCAGGCAGTGATGTGCAGCTCCTTGTCTGGGTACTGGGGGAAGAATCGGTATTCCTCAAACAAGTTCCGTAGCATGCAATTGAACACCTCTCGCTCCCGCTTGATGGTTGAATCCTTGAATCtctgcagcatttccagtaCCTACGAGGGGGGACAATGATGTGGCGGGAGGTAAGTTAATTCGAAAAGCAACAACATTACTGAGACTATGACAAAACTTATCAACAGCAGCCAATAATTGCCTGTGTGAATTTGATTTAGGTAAGTGTTTTTGGCAGAGGCGAATGAATTATATCATTACATACTTCATCCACAGACATAGTTGGGTGAGGTGGGTGGTTGTAGATGCGCTGGAAATAACTGTTTGCTTCATCATCGATCTCCTTACTAAAGTGCTGGTTTGCCTCGGGCCACACCTGAGAAAGGTCAGctgaaaaaagtatttaaaaaaaagacattttaaaccaaaaccgTCATTAACTTGAATGTTGTAATGCAACACTGGTTATCTCATTAAAAGTGGGGCTGTCAGCATAAGCAGACAAGGAGTGGAAGACTAATCTGTATTTCCTCTATGATAAACTGTATGAAGTTGTATAACATGTAAAAGAGAAGAAAGTCGCACCTAAATGTTTACATGAAGTTAAAACTGCATTAGGTAGCTTTTAGTCAAACTTCTCTTGTAAACTGTATTTGTGAGGCACACTGAGGTGCATTACAAATAATTTTGCAAATCAAGATAAAACTGATTATCACTGTGGAGGAAATACAGTGCTGAGCAGCGCAGGGCGGGGCTCTCAGTCACACCACTGCCACCACCACTTACAGGCCTTCATCTTACTCTGCTGAAAGGTTGGTGGGTTCAGGCCTGGTGTGCTCATCTTCCTGGTGCCAAAAGGGTCGGTGTTCACGGTTGACATACCCAGACTAGAGCCAATACCGGAGCCAATGCCCGTGCCCAGAGGACCTGAAAGAAACATAACACTTTAATAATTTAAATCAATACATACCTCCCTCTATGAATTATAACCCTTTCTCCTCTGAATTTGGTTAAGTTTAATATGAACAAGGATTGAGTGACCAGGGTGTTCTGCCAAATTTGTTACTCCTTATAAAATACTCTGCCAGTGGCTTTATCTGAATTACCCAACATGATACAAACTAATAAAGGATCCCCAGCTATGCCACACTTGCTTAGGCTTACTGTATGCACAATATACTAACATTCAGCAACAGTGTAACCACAACAATTTGTATAACTTCTCACTGAATTGGAAGAAGACTCAAAAGGCTGTAACAGCGCAGTATGACTTGCTGATTTAATATGAGCATGCCTTGGttgtgtaaaaatgaaaaaatgaaatatcataGTACCAGAGTCCATACCGGGAAGCTGCGAGGACAGGCTGCCTATGCCACCAAATGGTGTGCTGGGGTTGGGGTTGGACAGTGGTGGGAAGGCCTTTGCTGGGGACTGGGGATTACTGAAAGCTGAACTCAGTGAGGTTGGGAAACCCTGCATGCTTTGAGTATGGGAGGTGGCTGTGCCCCCCAGGTTCAAGGAACCCATGCCAGACAGAGAGTCCATCTAGAGAAAagcaagagagggagagacaaggaggtcaaaaagagaaacaacaaGTCTTTTTAGCATGTTAGGAATATAGAATGGTTTTGACACCAATTTCCAATATTAAAAGGCATTACGTTTGCCTGCAGAGGCATGACGTAGCTTTCATATGAGGGTACCTGTACAGGAGAGATGGCATCCAGGCTGCTGGTGCTGGGGGCACGTCCCTTTGGCATTACCCCTGGTGGTGGTTGCCGGGCTTTATTCATCACATTGCTGCAGTTGGCAACCATGGTCAGGATAGTCTCTGACAGCTCCTGCGACACGCTCCTgagacaaaatgacacaaatctttaagttaaataaaaaagataacaCTGTATGAAAGGGTAAGAGTGAttggtctcaaaaaataaactGCACATTCTTGAGATTGTTGGTCTGAAATGTTCGAACCACCATAAAAAGCAACCAAAGCTGGGCTTCACTTTAAGGGAGACTGAAGTTATTAAACAGTTAATCAGAAGGTCAACAAAAAAGCAAACTAATAGTTCAGTGATGGAGACTAAGCCAGATAGTGTCTCACCCTGCACAGGACTGCAGGCAGGCCAGCATGGTGGCTAAGGTCTCCGGGGGTAGCTGGGCACTTTTGGGCTGGTCCTTGTCTGGGGCCAGACCCCCCATAATGGATGGGCAGCGTCTCTTCAGGAATGTCACACAGGCCTGGATAAAAGGTTcctgaaaaaatacaaaaattttGTAAAATACAATTTATTTAAGGTGGTGCTCAAACTACAATGACAAAAACAGGGAAACCAACAAtcttattgtttttcttttcgtTTTGTTTTTGAGAAAACGGAGTAAATCTATTAGAAGACTTACCCCATGCTCTCTGATTTTGTCAGTTAGCCATTTATCAAGTTTGAGGTATTCACGGCGAGAGGCAAGTGCAGCAAGGTCAATAACAAAGGCAAAGGGAGTACCATTCAGCAACATCGATAGAGACtagagaggaaaataaaaacactgtcttAGTGACCATGAAAATGACCTCAATGAAAACAACTTCCATTTAGGATAAAGTGGAGACCACCAGAGGATATACGGCCCCATATACTctcatttgtatttgtcattaaATCTCATGTTGATTAAAACTAGTACatccttaaaaataaaacatatggaGGAACATTATTCAATATAACAGTCTAATGTGCCACAAACAGAAGGCACTGCATCAGTGATTATTTAGTCTATTCTGACAAACCTTCAAGTCCTGTGCCACATCCAGGATGCGAGACAGCTTAGCTTGGTCATACTGCTCCCCTCTCATGTACCACTCAGCCATTGAATGCATTATTAGTTGACGGATGGAGGGAGACTGTCCCTGTAAAAATAATCACCAGGTTTTGTTAGTACACAGGTGTTGTAAGAATATAATCAAGACAACAAATAACTTTAGATGTATCAAAGAGCACAGAGAacgaaaacaacaaaaacattgaaATCAACAAGCATTAACACCAACCTGTCCATGCCAGGCATAGTGCAGGATAATGGCAGAGTTCGGGTGGTTGCCCAGGAAGATGGGCATGAGAGTAGAGATGAGCTCATGGCGCAGTGTGTGCCAGGAGGGGGAGATCTGCAGCAATGCCAGGACCAACATGTCTGGGCAGTGCTTGATTGGAAAGCTAAATAGCTGCTTCACCTGCTCATACTGGCCCACCTCAGACAGTCTGAGCAGACTCTCCACCAGGTCCAGACTTTTCCTATGGTGAGTTGAGGGCAATTAgtcaaacacactgaaacatcaACACAGCATCCACCCTGTAACTTTTTGAGTAAATCAGCAATGAACCACAATCAGTAGGTCAAGCTACACATCTGATTATAAAGCACAATTTCCCACAGCAGAGAGCTTAAGATAATATATGTTTGTCAATGGTGACTTTTATTATCACATGAAATATTGTTATGATGAATATGCCAAGTGAAGCATTGCTTGAAATGTACAGCATTTGTACCCACACGAATACGCTTTcaatttaaaatgaatataatcGCCGTACACATGAGCATTTCAGCTCCATTTCAGAATCTCCATTCATTCTAACATGCCTgaaaacacatatcacatgacccTTCATGTACAGTGGGCAAATTGAATGCATCACATCATAATTTCCAACTCAGTACTTCCTGTATCTGGTTGAAATTCAAAGCCCCTTATTGTTTCAGTGGAGAGAATTCCTTAATTTtctaattaaaaggaaaaaaaaaaaaaaaagcttttattgtgaaacaataATTTACAGAGATTTATGACACCAGAGTTGCCTCTGACATAGTGTCCGTCATGACAGACAAATATATTGTGTAGTCTGAACTCGGCATAACACATGACATGAGTATATTGCCGTCTGTGGCAAAAAGATTGGGAGTCGTTGTAAAGCGCAGCAATCTTCAGAGTGGTACTGGGAGTATTATCCATCACCAGAGGAAGCCATGGCAATAGGAAAGGTGTAACGTAACCCACACAAAAATGGAGAAATCAGAAAAGGTATGTAGACTTAGCTATAATGTTTTAGCTTTACATGTAGTGACTGACAAGAGCCAATCGGGAGGCCAACAAGAGAGTCTGTGTccttgttttcaaaaatattcatttttgccCATTAAGACTAAAATGCAACACCACAGGTTTCAAACTAAAACATGATCAGCAGTATTTTTACAGCTCTCCTCTTCAGGGTTTTCAAATAAGCCACAGTAGTGTGGACACTAGGTAAAAACATAGTAATGGCTATGCATTTTAAAACGAAAATGTATTAGTGTGGCTGTAGCCTAGTGGCATGTAGGAGAAGGGCAAATAGATGTTGACAGTTTTAAAGCTTGAGTTCTTGAAATACCTGAACACTAAGCCCCATTATCAGAAATAAGCAACTACTACACCCTTCTACATAAAAGCCAAGCAGAAAGCTTCATACCAGGTGGCAATCTCCCTGTTGTCATCCTCTGGTGGGGCTTTAAGGATGTCAATAGCCACGGTGTGGCAAGGGTAGTCAGCAAAGGAAAACACTTCTGGGCTCATCAGGGAGTGCTGAATGAATGACAGCtgagaacagaaacaaaacaattttacatttaaagagGGAATACAAGGCTCAGCCACTACCACTCACACCACACAGTCTAGACAGAAATCAATTCCTACCTAGCATTATGATTCATCTTTATTAAATCCTACTCTTCTCTTTGACTGCAAAAATTAAGTTTGCCACaacaattaaaaacatgaaatcacATGATCCTATTGGAGCAGAGAAATGGTCAGTCACCTGTCCCTCTGCATGTTTCCATGGCCGATAGATGAGATCGACAGGGAAGACCTCCATGCCCAACCCCCTCTGAATGCCATACACCACTATGTGCAGGCCTTTACTGTCCCGGATTATAAATCCTGGGTGGTCCAGTTCGTATGTCACCTCTTTGAAGTTCAGGTTGGGATTCtaggacaaagacaaaaatcCACAAATTTAACCGCGTCAGGTTTTTGAAAGTAGTCTGGCACAAAAAACTCTTCCAGGAACATTCAGCATCAGGGTTATGACAGGCTAGTGTATGTATTCACTTGTTTAATGAATTCAATTTGAAAAAAAGTAATTCCAGAGTGACATAATGAAACGCCGGTCACTTAGCCTACAGTACTTTACGGAAGAATAAAGTGTGAAAAGGCCATTTTAAAGTAACATGTTTGTAAAGGCGAAGTGCCATCAAATTTTGAGTGCCGAAATGGAATTGATTTGCAAATTTGGTTGCAACTGCAAAATGCGCTCTACTGCATTAAACCTTTACACTCAAATCTGTTTTAATTttggcaaagtgttttcagtggccatgtggggaaaaaaaataggaAATAATTAGGAAAGTAAAAGGAAAAGTAACGGCTAGTTTATTGAGATAAACAGAGTCCCTTACCACTTCTTTCACGACATCGATGAGAACCTCAACGTTCCAAGTGTGTGCCTGCGAGCCATCGTTCTTATCCTTACCATCGCTCCAGATACCACTTCCTGGAGCTGAGATGGACtgcaagagaaaacaaaagaagagaAAATTTAAGCTCTGGTGCTTTGAAATGTTAAGAATCCAGAACAATACACTCAACCAGCTTGAGCCAACATCTAAATACTAAAGTTATTAAATCAAATGACTGTGATACTATCCCTTTGATTTATTCCTTGCATATCACTCAGAGTCATCAACCAACCAATTCTCCAGTTGTACAGCgttagtttgtttttaatttaggtCAATGTGATGATTTTACAGTAcacacatttactgtatgtttatGTCTGAGCTGTTCTCATACATTTTCATTAAAGCCATTCCCAGCTAAAAGCCAGAACAAAGTTGCCCTAGCAGATCTAAGTAGCATAAATTCGATGAAACACAGTTTTAATTGATCCTATGACTGGACACTTTTCcataaaaataaggaaaaaacaGACTAGGTAAGCATAGTTTCATCACTTCACATTTGCACCTCTTGGTTTGTAGTATGTGTGAACAGAAATGGACAGCAACTAAATTTTCCTTTGGCCCTAATTGAGTAAATCAAGTACAGTGGTCAAAGTGCTTCTGGCAGTCGGTGGCCAATCAAATCAAGCAACTCACCTGAAGTGGGATGCCATCAGTAAGGCCAGAGTGGGTACGAGCCATCATGCCAAGGACCCTGGCTACCTGGCTGGCAGTCACCTCTCTCACCCCATACTGAATGATTATGTTTCTGCACTCATCCAGACTGGAAAGACAAAAGGACAGGTCAGTGCTGACCATTACCCTAAACATTCACATATCaattaaaatcacacaaaaatgcattaggataaagttaaaaaaatgtttttaacatgAAGATGTATGCAATTTTTCATATATTAATGTTTGCAAAACATGTTACTAGAAACATTTGATCATATGCATGATATCACATCTCCAGATCTGTCAAATTGCAAAATGGTGTTGTGTGAAGGGAAGGTGTCAATGGGTGCTTTTTATTATGCTGACTTATGCTTCCTTGCGTCCTCTCTACTCCCATGACCCAAAAATTGTTCCCTTTCCACCATCATGGAGGATTTTCAAATACTGTAAATGCATGCCAACAAGACAAGGAGAGGGGAGACTTCTGGAGGAGCGTGGAGCAAAGACACAGTGATGTATCCTACATATCTCCTCCTCACATCTCTCTCTCATATTCTCGCTGAGAGGAGCCAAGATGCCAGACCCAAGTGAGGGTAGCGAGGAGAGACATGAGCAAGATGAAAAAGCACCCATTGTATGAGGTCTATATTCAGCTTCTCATCTATTTACCATGCAGGCATTAGCACCTTGGTGGCCAATTTTGCCTTAAGTGTTCCTGAAGTGGTCTTGGTCATATGATTACACTGCATTCACTTAaggattttgttttaattttttttacacaacagCTAATCTA is part of the Epinephelus lanceolatus isolate andai-2023 chromosome 5, ASM4190304v1, whole genome shotgun sequence genome and encodes:
- the cnot1 gene encoding CCR4-NOT transcription complex subunit 1 isoform X3, whose product is MNLDSLSLALSQISYLVDNLTKKNYRASQQEIQHIVNRHGPEADRHLLRCLFSHVDFSGDGKSSGKDFHQTQFLIQECVSLISKPNFIATLCYAIDNPLHYQKSLKPSAHLFTQLSKVLKLSKVQEVIFGLALLNSSNADLRGFAAQFIKQKLPDLLRSYVDADLGGNQEGGFQDIAIEVLQLLLSHLLFGQKGASGVGQEQIDAFLKTLCRDFPQERCPVVLAPLLYPEKRDILMDRILPDSGELAKTMMESSLAEFMQEVGYGFCASLDECRNIIIQYGVREVTASQVARVLGMMARTHSGLTDGIPLQSISAPGSGIWSDGKDKNDGSQAHTWNVEVLIDVVKEVNPNLNFKEVTYELDHPGFIIRDSKGLHIVVYGIQRGLGMEVFPVDLIYRPWKHAEGQLSFIQHSLMSPEVFSFADYPCHTVAIDILKAPPEDDNREIATWKSLDLVESLLRLSEVGQYEQVKQLFSFPIKHCPDMLVLALLQISPSWHTLRHELISTLMPIFLGNHPNSAIILHYAWHGQGQSPSIRQLIMHSMAEWYMRGEQYDQAKLSRILDVAQDLKSLSMLLNGTPFAFVIDLAALASRREYLKLDKWLTDKIREHGEPFIQACVTFLKRRCPSIMGGLAPDKDQPKSAQLPPETLATMLACLQSCAGSVSQELSETILTMVANCSNVMNKARQPPPGVMPKGRAPSTSSLDAISPVQMDSLSGMGSLNLGGTATSHTQSMQGFPTSLSSAFSNPQSPAKAFPPLSNPNPSTPFGGIGSLSSQLPGMDSGPLGTGIGSGIGSSLGMSTVNTDPFGTRKMSTPGLNPPTFQQTDLSQVWPEANQHFSKEIDDEANSYFQRIYNHPPHPTMSVDEVLEMLQRFKDSTIKREREVFNCMLRNLFEEYRFFPQYPDKELHITACLFGGIIEKGLVTYMALGLALRYVLEALRKPYGSKMYYFGIAALDRFKNRLKDYPQYCQHLASIAHFLQFPHHLQEYIEYGQQSRDPPVKMQGSITTPGSLALAQVQAQSQQPGVPKAPQPGQPSTLVTTTTTTTTVAKTPTITRPTPSSFKKDVPPSINTTNIDTLLVATDQTERIVEPPENVQEKIAFIFNNLSQSNMTQKVEELKETVKEEFMPWVSQYLVMKRVSIEPNFHSLYSNFLDTLKNPEFVKMVLNETYRNIKVLLTSDKAAANFSDRSLLKNLGHWLGMITLAKNKPILYTDLEVKSLLLEAYVKGQQELLYVVPFVAKVLESSLRSMVFRPQNPWTMAIMNVLAELHQEHDLKLNLKFEIEVLCKNLSLDINDLKPGSLLKDKEKLKSLEEQLSAPKKEAKPPEEMLPVSTTGDFVPFAAPPSTPAATTTTCTTTGPPTPQFSYHDINVYALAGLAPHININVNIPLLQAHPQLKQCVRQSVERAVQELVHPVVDRSIKIAMTTCEQIIRKDFALDSEESRMRVAAHHMMRNLTAGMAMITCREPLLMSIATNLKNSFAAALRAPTPQQREMMEEAAARIAQDNCELACCFIQKTAVEKAGPEMDKRLATEFELRKHARQEGRRYCDPVVLTYQAERMPEQIRLKVGGVDPKQLAVYEEFARNVPGFLPSNDLSQPTGFLAQPMKQQAWATDDVAQIYDKCMADLEQHLHAIPPALAMNPLTQALRSLLEAVALARNSRDGIAALGLLQKAVEGLLDATSGADADLLLRYRECHLLVLKALQDGRAYGPQWCNKQITRCLIECRDEYKYNVEAVELLIRNHLVNMQQYDLHLAQSMENGLHYMAVAFAMQLVKLLLVDERSVSHVTEADLFHTIETLMRTCAHSRANAPEGLPQLMDVVRSNYEAMIDRAHGGPNFMMHSGISQASEYDDPPGLREKAEYLLREWVNLYHSAAAGRDSTKAFSAFVGQMHQQGILKTDDLITRFFRLCTEMCVEISYRAQAEQQHNPAASAAIIRAKCYHNLDAFVRLIALLVKHSGEATNTVTKINLLNKVLGIVVGVLIQDHDVRQTEFQQLPYHRIFIMLLLELNAPEHVLETINFQTLTAFCNTFHILRPTKAPGFVYAWLELISHRIFIARMLAHTPQQKGWPMYAQLLIDLFKYLAPFLRNVELNKPMQILYKGTLRVLLVLLHDFPEFLCDYHYGFCDVIPPNCIQLRNLILSAFPRNMRLPDPFTPNLKVDMLSEINIAPRILTNFTGVMPSQFKKDLDSYLKTRSPVTFLSELRSNLQVSNEPGNRYNIQLINALVLYVGTQAIAHIHNKGSTPSMSTITHSAHMDIFQNLAVDLDTEGRYLFLNAIANQLRYPNSHTHYFSCTMLYLFAEANTEAIQEQITRVLLERLIVNRPHPWGLLITFIELIKNPAFKFWSHDFVHCAPEIEKLFQSVAQCCMGQKQAQQVMEGTGAS